The window cttcttcttcagcctCTTCCGCTTCAGATACTTCGGGTTCCTCGGTGACAGCGCCCCGTCGACTGCTTCGCTTCGTAGGAGGTGCACCCTTGGCTTGCGCGACGGCTTTACGCttattgctcttcttctcggGTACGactccttcctcctccttctcttcttcttttccttcctcttcctccatatcctcctcctctttctcttcggCAGCGGACTTAGCAGATCGGACAGAAGAATAGTCGGATGGAGCGGGTGAAAGTGGTGATGGCTGAGGAGAAGTAATGGTGCGTGCTGCCTTGGGTGTCTTCACCTGTTCTACCGGTTTTTCAACTTTTGCTTCAACAGTGTCAGGCTTTGACGATTTTGTCGGTCCATCCTGCTTCTCCAAAACAGAAACGGCTAGGGTCTCTTCCGAAGTCGAAGCGTCCACCATCTCAACATCCTTTCCCTGTTCTTCCACATCTTTTTGattctcttccttctccctctcttccttaGCAAACTCTGGGCCCACAGCGtccatctctctctcttttACAGGCCCATCCTCTACGGCTTTCTGAATTTCAGCCTTTCCAGGCATCCACTCTTCAACAGCCCTTTTACCATACTTTCTTTGCAACCCAGCCTTAATCTCTTCACGCAGTTGGTCATCCAATTCTCCTTTCTTAAGAGCGGTAATTTCAGACATGAGAGACGTGAACTGGGTTTCGTATGATGATATTTCGTTTTGTAGTTCCGTTAAACGGGCTATGTAGAAATTTTGGGCAAGACGAAGGTGTGATTTGGCTACCGGAACGCTCAGCATGACATCGCAAAAGTCATATTATGAAATAAGCTTACCATGCGGCTTGATGCCATCCGGCGCAGGCCTATATGTGAATCACTTTATCAGCCCTCTGGCGCACATCTGACATTTTACAGATACTGATATTGTGCAACGAAACTCACACATTAATACCAATAACGTTCATAAGTTCCTTGTATATACCCTCACATCGCTCTGGCGTGAAAAGTTTTGCCGGCCTGGCATGCGGTGCGGCATCCTTGATACAAGGATGATCTAACAAAAGGCTGCTCACCTCTGCCCAGCTGAATGCCCCGAGTTTGTAGACTGCCtgggagaggagaagtTTTTCTTGGATTGTTAAAGGATCGGATAAGGGTGTTTTGGAAGACATGGCTCCGGAGCAAGTTGGGAATGAGCCGGAGATGAAGGATTCAAGATGAGATGGATGCTTGGAATGCAGAAGTGCGGAGTCGATTCGCCCACCACAAGCAACCGTTATAGTCATGCTTACGTAAATACTTCAAACACTTGTTACGTATATACCATCCCAACGGAGGACCACTTAAGATTCAAGACTAACTCTTTACTTTCCACAACTGCTCACATAGCCACTCGTTTTACTACCGacaaaaaagaaacagAACAATGCCTCCTAAATCTGGAAGAGCGGAGCTCCGTGCCTGTCTTGTCTGTTCCATCTTACAATCCACAAACGACTTTTTAACACAGGGATGTCCTAATTGCGAAGATATTCTCGAGGTCAGTCTTACCCCTTACTTCACGTGAAAGCTGGACAAGTGAATGAAGCTGATGTAGAGGTCGCGGGGAGTAGATGAGGGGATCGGCTGAAAGAGTGGCAGAATGTACAAGTTTGTTGTATGATGGTATGATTGCGATGATTGAACCGTCCGAGAGCTGGGTTGCGAGATGGCAACGCATAGGTCAGTTCCTTCTCCCCCCTCTCCCCTCCTTTTTGTTTATTAGA of the Cryptococcus gattii WM276 chromosome H, complete sequence genome contains:
- a CDS encoding transcription initiation protein spt4, putative (Similar to TIGR gene model, INSD accession AAW45583.1) yields the protein MPPKSGRAELRACLVCSILQSTNDFLTQGCPNCEDILEMRGSAERVAECTSLLYDGMIAMIEPSESWVARWQRIDKRMRGIYAVRVTGRAPQDVIDAIEARGGVYRPRDAVED
- a CDS encoding uncharacterized protein (Similar to TIGR gene model, INSD accession AAW45314.1) → MSSKTPLSDPLTIQEKLLLSQAVYKLGAFSWAEVSSLLLDHPCIKDAAPHARPAKLFTPERCEGIYKELMNVIGINVPAPDGIKPHAKSHLRLAQNFYIARLTELQNEISSYETQFTSLMSEITALKKGELDDQLREEIKAGLQRKYGKRAVEEWMPGKAEIQKAVEDGPVKEREMDAVGPEFAKEEREKEENQKDVEEQGKDVEMVDASTSEETLAVSVLEKQDGPTKSSKPDTVEAKVEKPVEQVKTPKAARTITSPQPSPLSPAPSDYSSVRSAKSAAEEKEEEDMEEEEGKEEEKEEEGVVPEKKSNKRKAVAQAKGAPPTKRSSRRGAVTEEPEVSEAEEAEEEEEEEEAVEEKEEEAPIARGRRSKRSSLTKPSASPSVPPKDTSPTISRRAPSVSSTASAATPGGEGERRSSRRAAVAAAGRRGMRDDVVSKSVRGQTADAADAEDGPPTPSAAEDHEPETRKSTRASRRKSGHPEHQQQAAATPTPVERERRGTRATTRIPRLDLRESVENEQELASVNNGDENNDHDDDYTTNNNDDDVENPDPNAPIAPVPSNNNKGKGKKSSKPFLFSLLEAIASHRFGTIFESPVRKSDAPDYYSVIKRPMDLKTIKGRIKEGRIERIDELERDVLLMFSNAMMYNASDSQVYEMAKEMMKDCEGHFAHFRNMELELDKEG